The nucleotide window TCGATCTTACTTGTCATCATAGCATCCACGACTCCCAAAACTCGTCTTTCTACTTCTTGAGCTAATCGGGGAAGATTAGCTTGCATAAACCCTTCCGCCACTTCCGTGACTTTGCTCTCAAATGCTTCTTGTCTAACCATATCATCGTTATGATCATTATCATCATTAACATTTCTTACTTCGGCCATCTACAAAAGACGTTTTTACTCAACATTAAACACAAGCTTTCCATATAATACATACTTCAACTCTTATTTACTGCATTTAAAATAGTGTAATTCGTAATCTTGATTATCTAAGTTTTATCATTCAACTTGTGTTATTCACATTGTTGCTTTCAGTTCTTATCGAATTCGCTTTCATTGTGATCACAAACTGTGATACTAAGTATCTTATCATCATACTTATAAGGACTCCATGCTATCATCTAATGGTCCTTTGAATCACACGGAACTCCCAAACATGAATGCatcaaaataaaagaaatttttctGCGGATTGCATTTGtaaaggccgtcggcgacggctagtcataccgtcggcgacggcttctaATTATGGACCGTCGCCCACTTTGTCCGTAGACAGGAACTTTAGGCGTCGGCTGAatgggggcgtcggcgacggtataagagcccgtcggcgacggcttgtcAAATTGCAGAAACGCTGCTGTGTCATTTTTTTGTTACCTTGTCTATTTCCTATGCATATTTCCAGCCATACGGTCCCCGAATTCTCCTTATGGTCTCCCAATCTATGCATCAATAAACTTAGCTTTTATTTTTGCATCCGAAACATATTACACATACCATTATTATTACTATGAACTTGGCGTattacctcattggcgatcttGGAGCGAGCACATTAGCACGAGCCATTTGGTTTGAGTTCGAGCGCTAGGACTCTTGcccgaatccctcaaaccttggctctgataccaacttgtaaggtcCATTTTTCCATAATGATAAATTACTTACAAAAATAATTTTTCAGACATCAAAATACCAACTTTGATACAtaataaaaatttttaaaaaattgggcatgacccgttcgtaaaacAAACATGCCCCTTGTTTTTAACATAATAGACAACATCCGTCTACAACCCTATTAGCATTAAACTACCCCAAACAAAGACAACAAGTTTTCAAGTGTATGACTTCTAACAAGATTAAACAAAATAACAAGACATGGACCCAAAAAGTATGCATATaaactagcggaagcgcttgatAAAATAAGGCATGGACACGTGCTCGCTCCAAATCTCCAGATCGCCTAAAGTGGAGTTTTACCTACATTAACAACCAAATTTTTAAAGGTTTTTTATCACACTTGTTAAATCATAATTCTTTCGTTTTAGCTCCATCCATACAAGAACTTTCATCCTTTTTacgcattcgactacccaagtaattgggttttggcataaacactctcattgagagttaagcatacacgttcgacccgtttaattgggttatttgctttcaacataacTCTTCATTCTATCCGCATAACGGATTAAGCTTTCAACATTCATTATAGCATTCGAAACCACCCGTTCAAACGGATGGCATTCATCTCTACTTGACACGATTCAATTTAAATCGGTCAAAATGTATAGCTTAACACAACTTTCGTTGGCATAACCAAATCCACAAAGGATTTGCTATTAACTTTCTATTTACCATGATTGTCTTACAAGAATGGTTTTACGTCAAATTaagtaaaaagaaaatttaacaaagatttgtatgcaacggaacatacctcgatcttgtacCCCTTCCGATTTCTTAGCACTCGAGCCCtcttccttcacgcctatatCAACATAATCATTCGTTCATTTAGTATCCCAAACTTTGTTTCATTAACTTCCAAATTACACATAATTTgttctttcaagcatttcatcgaacacatggCGGGTTTCGCATTTTTGGGACTTTTACCTGTCttactaaaaaatatttttagactAGTTTTCCATAATCATCCTACAATAATCAATCAAGCTTCGTTCCATATCAATTTACCTAATGTTTATACCTCATATGCAAGGTTATTTATCAATAATTCACATACATATAAATACTTGATCATTCTATCCCTAACAACTTCTCATAAATTTGGTCTTGACTATTTAACCAATGAAATCTGCTAGTAATCAGGTATCATTCTAATCTTACATCATAATCTTAACTAAATTTCATAAATTTCATGTCATGCATTCAAGATTAATTCAAAACCCAATTCCTACAACTTATTAGATCATGAAATTGAACTTACCCCTTGAATGAACAAGATAAGAGCTTGAAATTTCCTGATTATGCTTTCAATTTCTTTGAATTTCTTAGTTAATCTTGTTTATTGGATTGAACTAGGGTTTTTCCCTCTATGGCCCCTTGTTGATCGAACAGAGCTCCCACACACGTACTGTGTGTGGGTTTTTTGTTAATTGTTATTTTATCATTCCCATTTTAGatagttacaactttggtccctctaTTTTCATCATAATTAAATTTAGGCGTCATCCTTTAATTATTACATTTAACTCATGTATAataaatatttttggggtgttacaagtctaccccccttaaaataggtttcgtccccgaaacctgaattAATAACTAATTTAAATATTGACATACCGAAAAGAAAATGATAGTGTTTCCTCATTTCATCTTCTGCTTCCCATGTAAGATCCGAACTTTTTCGGTGTTGCCATTGTACCAACATTTGTCTAACAGCTTTGTCGCGGAGATTCTTCACCTTGACGTCCTTAATGGCTATGGGTTTTTCGACGTAGTTCAACCCCTCGTCCAACTCGATGTCATCGAGAGGTACTAATGCTGTGTCATCCGCAAGACATTTTCTCAATTGCGACACGTGGAAGGTATTGTGAATCCCATCTAGTGCAGGCGGTAGTTCTAATCGATATGCAACCCTTCCGACCCGAGCCAAGATTTTAAACGGTCCGATGTAACGAGGACCTAACTTACCTCGTTTACGAAAACGGATTATACCTTTCCATGGGGACACTTTCAGTAGAACGaagtctccgacttggaattcaaTAGGACGCCTTCTCTTGTCAGCGTAAGCTTTTTGCCAATCTTGGGCTGCTTTCAATCTAGATCTAACCAATCCAATCTTTTCAATTGTTACCGCTATTAAATCACTTGGCGCAAGCTCTCTTTGCCCTACTTCACTCCAGCATACGGGAGTTCTACATTTTCTCCCGTATAGTAGTTcgtaaggtgccatttgaataccacTATAGTAACTACTATTATAAGAAAATTCAACTAGtggtaaatggtcatcccaaCTTCCCCCGAAATCTAAGGCACACGCCCTCAGCATATCAACaagtgtttgaatggttctttctgactggccgtcagtttgagggtggTAGGCAGTACTTATGTGCAACTTCGTACCCAAACTCTCGTGAAACTTTTGCCAGTAACGAGAAGTAAATCTAGTGTCCCGATCCGAGATAATTGACACGGGCACCCCGTGACGAGATATGATCTCGTTCATATAAATTTCTGCTAATCTCTCGGAAGAGTAAGTTTCTTTGATGGGCAGGAAGTGGGCGCTTTTTGTaagtcggtctacgattacccatattgtatcatgccctttctttgttttaggaagcttggttatcaaatccatcgttagttcctcccacttccataccggtATCTCCAAGGGTTGTAATTTCCCgtatggcttttgatgttctgctttcacTTGGGAGCATGTTAAGCATTTCGCGACGTATTTAACTATATCAcgcttcatgcccggccaccaataatcGGTTTTCAAGtcccgatacatctttgtagccccgGGGTGGACCAAATATCGTGATTTATGTGCCTCGTTGAGTAGAGCGGCCTTGACTTCGCAGAATCGTGGTATCCAAATTCGGCCGAATCGCGTCTTAAGTCCGGTCGAATTTTCTTCTAGTTTATCGATTACACCTTTTAATCGTTCTCTCTTCACGTCTTCCGCTCCGAGTGACTTTATTTGAGATTCACGTATCGTCTCGAGTAATCGTGGCATGACTATCATCTTCATGGATTTTACCCGAAGGGGAGACGGATACCCTTTTCGGCTTAACGCATCGGCTACCACATTTGCTTTTCCCGGGTGATAtaggatatcacaatcataatctttgATAAGTTCCAACCATCtccgttgcctcatatttaggtCTTTCTGTTCAAAGAAGTATTTgaggcttttgtgatccgaataaattgtgcatctcgtgccatacaaataatttctccaaatctttaaggcaaatacTACCGCTGCTAATTCTAGATCGTGGGTTGGGTAGTTCACTTCATGCGGCTTCAATTGTCGTGAAGCATCAGCGATAACCCTTCCCCTTTGCATTAAAACGCAGCCTAAGCCCTGATGTGAAGCGTCAGAATAGACCACCAGGTCTTCAGTCCCATTCGGTAATGTCAAGACCGGGGGACGTGATAGTTTCTCCTTTAATAATTGAAAGGCCTCGTCCTGTTCTTTACCCCACACAAACTTCTCTTTCTTCCTCGTCAGTTTTGTTAATGGTAAGGCTATATTTGAAAAATCCTGTATGAAACGTCTATAGTATCCCGCGAGGCccagaaaacttcttatttcagTCGGGTTCTTTGGAGAAACCCACTTCATTATGGCATCAATTTTTGACGGATCTACCAAGACGCCCTCCGAGTTGATTACATGCCCTAGAAACTGCACTTCTCTGAGCCAAAAGGCGCATTTTGAAAATTTCGCGTAGAGTTTCTCCTTGCGGAGAACTTCGAGTACGTCACGCAAGTGCATTGCATGCTCAGCTTTGCTTCGCGAATAGACTAAGATATCATATATAAACACGATTACTGATTTGTCTAACATGGGTCGgcacactcggttcataagatccataaatggAGCCggcgcattcgttaatccgaaagacaTGACCAGGAattcgtaatgcccataacgggttctaaacgcggtctttggaatatcttcttcccGTACCCTAACTTGATGGTACCCCGAACGCAAGTCTATCTTCGAGAACCAACTcaccccttgtaattgatcaaaaaggtcatcaatcctaggtaaagggtagcggttctttacGGTTAgcttatttaattctctatagtCAACACACATgcgcatcgacccgtctttctttttaacaaataggacaggtgctccccaaggcgacacacttGGGCGTATGAAGCCCTTATCTAGAAGATCTTGTAATTGTGTCATTAATTCCCGCATCTCAGTGGGAGGCAACCTATAGGGAGCCTTCGCCACCATTTTCGCACTCGGATTCAATTCAATAAGAAATTCTACTTCTCGCTCGGGAGGGAGTCCCGACAATTCctccggaaatacatctggaaATTCGTTCACAATTTCAACATCTTCAAGCTTCGGGAAGCCTTGTTGAGTATTTACCACGTAAGCTAAATATGCCCTACTCCCATTAAGCACATACTTAATAGCTTGAATGAGAGTACATAACTTCGCTTCCATCTTTCTTTCGCCTTGTATATTTAATCGCCTTCCACTTGGAGTTTGGAGAAGTATAGTTTTGGTTTCACAATTTATCTCCGCATGGTTTTGAGACATCCAATCCATGCCCACTATTACTTTAAACTCCCCCAAGATcataggtatgagatcaatagcaaactcctcatcctcaatggttAATTTACAATTCTTACATATTTCGTGCAACAAGTAATTTTTACTATCTGCTAtttctacttctaagggcatcgACATTCGTTCAATCTTAAAGGAAGGATATTGTACGATTTCACTAGAGATTAACGACATAGTGGCTCCggtatcaaacaaaacataaaccggTATGGAGTCTATTAGAaagatacctgagaccacattcgGCTGGGATTTAGCTTCTTCAGATGTGATTTGAAACATTCTCCCCTTCGCCTTAGaaccctcttgcttcttatcttCTTTCTTTGTCTCTTGCTGAAGCTTCGGGCATTCCGATTTGATATGCCCCCTTTCAAAACAATTGAAACAAGTCTTCGGGTTGTTCGGGCATTGATAAGACGAGTGCCCCTCCTTACCGCATTTGTAGCACCCCTTTTTGCCTAACAAACACTCTCCGGTATGGAGCTTCCCACAAGTCTTGCATGGAGTAATTCCACCTTTCGGCTTACCCTTCTTTCCTTGATCCTGAAACTTCCCCTTTTTAGATGGACTAAAACTCGCACTCCTTTCACTTGGTCTCTTTTCACCTTGCTCTTCTTGCCTTTTAATTTCAATCTCTCTATCCCGTGCTAAATTAATGAGCTCATCGAGGGTTTCACATTTTGAGGGAGTGATGAACTCTCTAATTTCTGCCTTTAACACGCCATAGAAACGATTTATTTTCATTCTTTCGGTTGTTACCAAATCCCCACAGAACTTCATTTTATCCATGAAAGCGTTTGATATTTCGTTTACTGACTCATTTTTCTGTCTAAGGCGTAAGAAATCCTCCTGAATCTTGTCGATAGCCGACTGAGGACAGTGATATCTCATGAAGGGCCCCTTAAACTCTTGCCAAGTCATAATTTGAAGTCTATCTTCGCCTACTTCTTTACTGTgcgcatcccaccaatctttcgcctAATGGGTTAGTAGACCGGTAGCGAACATCACTTGGTCTTCCTTATCGCACCGACTTCGTATAAACACTGCCTCTATATTAGAGATCCATCTTTGACATTCGATTGGATCGATTTTACCGTCATATGTTGTCGGATGGCATGCCATAAAGTCTTTAATGTGCACCTTCGCTCCTTGCCTTTACCTTTGGATCCTTCAATTAGTTCTTTCAATTCCTCGATCTTACTGGTCATCATAGCATCCACGACTCCCAAAACTCGTCTTTCTACTTCTTGAGCTAATCGGGGAAGATTAGCTTGCATAACCCCTTCCGCCACTTCCGTGACTTTGCTCTCAAATGCTTCTTGTCTAACCATATCATTGTTATGATCATTATCATCATTGACATTTCTTACTTCGGCCATCTACAAAGGACATTTTTACTCAACATTAAACACAAGCTTTCCATATAATACATACTTCAACTCTTATTTACTGCATTTAAAATAGTGTAATTCGTAATCTTGATTATCTAAGTTTTATTATTCGACTTGTGTTATTCACATTGTTGCTTTCAGTTCTTATCGAATTCGCTTTCATTGTGATCACAAACTGTGATACTAAGTATCTTATCATCATACTTATAAGGACTCCATGCTATCATCTAATGGTCCTTTGAATCACACGGAACTCCCAAACATGAATGCatcaaaataaaagaaatttttctGTGGATTGCATTTGtaaaggccgtcggcgacggctagtcataccgtcggcgacggcttctaATTATGGACCGTCGCCCACTTTGTCCGTAGACAGGAACTTTAGGCGTCTGCTGAATGGGGGCGTCGGTGACGGTAtaagagcccgtcggcgacggcttgtcAAATTGCAGAAACGCTGCTGTGTCATTTTTTTGTTACCTTGTCTATTTCCTATGCATATTTCCAGCCATACGGTCCCCGAATTCTCCGTATGGCCTCCCAATCTATGCATCAATAAACTTAGCTTTTATTTTTGCATCCGAAACATATTACACATACCATTATTATTACTAAGAACTTGGCGTATTACCTCAATGGCGATCTTGGAGCGAGCACATTAGCATGAGCCATTTTATCTGAGTTCGAGCGCTAGGACTCTTGcccgaatccctcaaaccttggctctgataccaacttgtaaggtcCATTTTTCCATAATGATAAATTACTTACAAAAATAATTTTTCAGACATCAAAATACCAACTTTGATACAtaataaaaatttttaaaaaattgggcatgacccgttcgtaaaacAAACATGCCCCCTGTTTTTAACATAATAGACAACATCCGTCTACAACCCTATTAGCATTAAACTACCCCAAACAAAGACAACAAGTTTTCAAGTGTATGACTTCTAACAAGCTTAAACAAAATAACAAGACATGGACCCAAAAAGTATGCATATaaactagcggaagcgcttgatAAAATAAGGCATGGACACGTGCTCGCTCCAAATCTCAAGATCGCCTAAAGTGGAGTTTTACCTACATTAACAACCAAATTTTTAAAGGTTAGTTATCACACTTGTTAAATCATAATTCTTTCGTTTTAGCTCCATCCATACAAGAACTTTTATCCTTTTTacgcattcgactacccaagtaattgggttttggcataaacactctcattgagagttaagcatacacgttcgacccgtttaattgggttattTTCTTTCAACATAACTCTTCATTCTATCCGCATAACGGATTAAGCTTTCAACATTCATTATAGCATTCGAAACCACCCGTTCAAACGGATGGCATTCATCTCTACTTGACACGATTCAATTTAAATCGGTCAAAATGTATAGCTTAACACAACtttcgttagcataaccaaatccacAAAGGATTTGCTATTAACTTGATATTTACCATGATTGTCTTACAAGAATGGTTTTACATCAAATTaagtaaaaagaaaatttaacaaagatttgtatgcaacggaacatacctcgatcttgtacCCCTTCCGACTTCTTAGCACTCGAGCCCtcttccttcacgcctatatCAACATAATCATTCGTTCATTTAGTATCCCAAACTTTGTTTCATTAACTTCCAAATTACACATAATTTgttctttcaagcatttcatcgaacacatggCGGGTTTCGCATTTTTGGGACTTTTACCTATCttactaaaacatatttttagaCTAGTTTTCCATAATCATCCTACAATAATCAATCAAGCTTCGTTCCATATCAATATACCTAATGTTTATACCTCATATGCAAGGTTATTTATCAATAATTCACATACATATAAATACTTGATCATTCTATCCCTAACAACTTCTCATAAATTTGGTCTTGACTATTTAACCAACGAAATCTGCTAGTAATCAGGTATCATTCTAATCTTACATCATAATCTTAACTAAATTTCTTAAATTTCATGTCATGCATTCAAGATTAATTCAAAACCCAATTCCTACAACTTATTAGATCATGAAATTGAACTTACCCCTTGAATGAACAAGATAAGAGCTTGAAATTTCCTGATTATGCTTTCAATTTCTTTGAATTTCTTAGTTAATCTTGTGTATTGGATTGAACTAGGGTTTTTCCCCCTCTGGCCCCTTGTTGATCGAACAGAGCTCCCACACACGTACTGTGTGTGGGTTTTTTGTTAATTGTTATTTTATCATTCCCATTTTAGatagttacaactttggtccctttATTTTCATCATAATTAAATTTAGGCGTCATCCTTTAATTATTACATTTAACTTAGGTATAACAAACGACTAGTGTTAGgtaaagtcaagtgggattcaaaaagaggaccagaatacacttgggagctggaatcagaaatgaagcggaaatatcctcatctattccagtaaatctcgagggcgagatttctattaaggtggggaggatgtaacaactctcactaaaattactacttagtatgttaattatctaataaggaaagcctaattgagaaacccaagtaattctgcataagccctaaaatttttagaacaaatcGGAATCatgatcagggcccctaaaactcagggggggggggtaaaccctagctgacgattatcttcataaatTGCTGTAGGATGAGAATTTCGTCGAACTGTGACTCACTAAGGCTATGttggacacgaacctaccctaccctaaaattttaaccgtcgcgccacgcgaaggagacAAGTCTCCCTGTCGCACCACGCGAGGAAGTCGAAAATTCAGTATAAATAGgggggttggcacttgaattctgGTGTTAGTTCGACGAGCAAAATCCAAATAGACGCTGTGATATAGTCCAATTACTATAAACACACACGAACCACTAAACGCTGCCGcgataaacagggtaataactcgatcgctattacgatccAACGTCCGattgattgaaactatccaacgaatgtttaagtgccgctcaaattgagtttatactttgtcattcgtcgttaattcgatggatgtttaagtatcgcactttgtcatttgttgtgagggtttaatctcgtgaattgtcgtaaatgctgtattagttactaacccagttcgtgtgcattgttatttaatttaggttaaacaggctaatcagtagattaaactccgcccgcataaatctgtaatgtgagtcattctcttttttatcaactgttttataaaactccaagttattttcaaagttataattacacggattaagtctttgtaataaccaaattacagccggtttgtggggttttgtatacattacttgataaccgtcaccattggacaaacgggttagccaaggggtgatatgaccatagtcacagacaccattagGCACAGGCTACCgatggttggtcgagtgacaaatactgtaggtagttggttgataaacagaaacattgtaatcgctcttaatactgtatattataacaatgtgtcatttttattaaaatgaatgattcactcagtaattcccactgacaaaacctttttcaaacatgtttcaggtgatttgttgtgatccaggaaaagtgccataaagcactacaagcttaaggaagtggctcaatataaataaataaagaaacatgttttgtaaaataaagatttcccagtgaaatcaccttattgtaaattacagggttttatccctaaattatgtaataaagtaaaatgggcatttttagtattaaaagatcctgtttaaaagacttccgctatcacctaaattaaataccacgggattcctgtcccgtggctctggaccgggtcaaaccggggctagggccgtgacaggaaaaggtggtatcagagccactaattTAAGCAAATTAAGTATTCAGCAAAATACTTAATTCTACTGATTGCTATTATGTAATTATGTGTTTTATTAGCTAAATAtctgttagttacagtatgggtaaacaaagactttcggctatctatcataaattagatacacctaaagaaaaaggaacttactcaaaatacccagcagatatggatgaaggaatatttgtccgtaaagCACAGTTTGAAAAGCCACTTTCTCCCAGTAAAAAGAAgttcgattattaggaaaagtcaggaaaaaggaaagaaatcccaaccaaagaaagtgaggtttaatccagaaaccCAGGAgataggcaataatccaccttgggaagataaattagatgaaaaatgggcagatctttatatgttagcaACGGTAGCAGTAAATACTAACTTTAAAACTATCAGGACCCTGAACCAGTATTAGTACCTATATTACTTACAAGCCAGAAGCTCTAGAGAAAAGTTATTCCGTAAATAAATAAACCCTAGTGTGTTTCGGATTTCAGTTATCCTTTGTATTAAATTAGTCATGCGGTATGCAATAATACTTAAATGTTTATTTGTAAAATTTTGTTATgaaattttaacttagcattttgtgcattttgcatatatgctaaacaacatgaatgagttatctgaagcccttcagaatctcaatctctatcctgtACCAATAGAAGTTTACAACGACTTCACTGGTCACATTGCTGAtttggaggaacctatggaatttcaagctccacctccggagaaagcaaagcttaagaaaagaagaagatatgtaggatggaggaaagtgcgcaggaggaaaccagcaactaggaaaattcccaaaatagaaaatcctatggataaaggaaaagggatcaAGATCGGAGAAAGTTCTAGGTCAGCAGGGATAGAAATTGGGGGAAATTCTAGCCAATTGGGAATGGAAatcggagaaagttccaagcAAACTCAAGAATTTACATTCCAGGAAGAATTAGATCatctattggcaagctgtgatGTCATTAGACCTATCACCAATAATCTCTACCCTTATCCTACTGAAACCCAACTTCCGATGAatttggaaccagctattccagaccctctaatccacacccgacctttaggagaaatggatgagtggtggactaacgactggGAGTTTCAGAACCTTCTTAATAATCCTTATGactttttccctcagttcgacccagaacctataccaaacccaccgATGAGTAATGAGAACCTAGCCGAACTCCGCCATTTTGgcgaagaactgataggtacgggGAATAAgatccgggaaatgggagaacaaatctcctggaaatacgatgagagggaacgTCGCTACTAAACTGCCAGTTGACCAAAGAATAGTAGGGTTGGGAAGTATGTTTGTATAATAACAGTAGCAACAaaaaaatataactctgtaaaatagctcaggaataaaacattgtaagataaacagtgtgtatggattcctaatataatctataaaaatggaagtcgagaaatcgacaattttggttatacgtGTGTTGTAAAAGTTGTGTGGTTATGtgcaattattttatttttatttatcaattatttgacactaataaattatatttataataattaccagatggaaaaTGCTGGTAATGAACCTGTTAATGAagtgaatcaatctgagcaaaatcaggaaaatcaatttatgactaggcaagatatcgagaatatcgttgctcaagggatagccaatgctattccagcaattttGGCTGCTGCCCAAAAACCTGCTGAACCTCAACagatcattcctagtaaacgtactcaggaatATAATTTCAGTACT belongs to Helianthus annuus cultivar XRQ/B chromosome 5, HanXRQr2.0-SUNRISE, whole genome shotgun sequence and includes:
- the LOC110943092 gene encoding uncharacterized protein LOC110943092, whose translation is MAPYELLYGRKCRTPVCWSEVGQRELAPSDLIAVTIEKIGLVRSRLKAAQDWQKAYADKRRRPIEFQVGDFVLLKVSPWKGIIRFRKRGKLGPRYIGPFKILARVGRVAYRLELPPALDGIHNTFHVSQLRKCLADDTALVPLDDIELDEGLNYVEKPIAIKDVKVKNLRDKAVRQMLVQWQHRKSSDLTWEAEDEMRKHYHFLFG
- the LOC110943093 gene encoding uncharacterized protein LOC110943093, translating into MTWQEFKGPFMRYHCPQSAIDKIQEDFLRLRQKNESVNEISNAFMDKMKFCGDLVTTERMKINRFYGVLKAEIREFITPSKCETLDELINLARDREIEIKRQEEQGEKRPSERSASFSPSKKGKFQDQGKKGKPKGGITPCKTCGKLHTGECLLGKKGCYKCGKEGHSSYQCPNNPKTCFNCFERGHIKSECPKLQQETKKEDKKQEGSKAKGRMFQITSEEAKSQPNVVSGIFLIDSIPVYVLFDTGATMSLISSEIVQYPSFKIERMSMPLEVEIADSKNYLLHEICKNCKLTIEDEEFAIDLIPMILGEFKVIVGMDWMSQNHAEINCETKTILLQTPSGRRLNIQGERKMEAKLCTLIQAIKYVLNGSRAYLAYVVNTQQGFPKLEDVEIVNEFPDVFPEELSGLPPEREVEFLIELNPSAKMVAKAPYRLPPTEMRELMTQLQDLLDKGFIRPIYSRSKAEHAMHLRDVLEVLRKEKLYAKFSKCAFWLREVQFLGHVINSEGVLVDPSKIDAIMKWVSPKNPTEIRSFLGLAGYYRRFIQDFSNIALPLTKLTRKKEKFVWGKEQDEAFQLLKEKLSRPPVLTLPNGTEDLVVYSDASHQGLGCVLMQRGRVIADASRQLKPHEVNYPTHDLELAAKDLNMRQRRWLELIKDYDCDILYHPGKANVVADALSRKGYPSPLRVKSMKMIVMPRLLETIRESQIKSLGAEDVKRERLKGVIDKLEENSTGLKTRFGRIWIPRFCEVKAALLNEAHKSRYLVHPGATKMYRDLKTDYWWPGMKRDIVKYVAKCLTCSQVKAEHQKPYGKLQPLEIPTDLQKAPTSCPSKKLTLPRD